The genomic stretch TTGTAGACTAATTGTGTTCTGTGTAAAATTATGAATAAGAAATGAAAGTGGGATTTGTAGTTTGATGaccatttatattattatatatatatatatatatagggaatttCTTGTGATGGGGCTTCAAAAAGAACCCTAATGTAGGAGGGTTTTCagaaattttttttatgaccgtgtatattgtagctatttagagcatcagtgcgatttttagaaaattccgaatagtttacagtatcgaaaacttgGTTCAAACGTGCtgtttccacgcgcataaaaaaaattagtcacgcgtgcaacaacatgtttgaaacaagttttcggtactgtaaattattcggaattttctgaaacttTGCagaatgttctaaatagctaaaatatatacggtcataaaaaaaattcacaccgaaaactgttcatgggtcgaGAAACACTCAAAGCCCTACGGTAGCTATTTTTTAAGAAATTACCTATATATACAATATACATTGCTCTCTTTCTCTATCTTTCGTACTTGGAACTAATGAAAAGAAGTAACAAGAGGGTTGGGGATACCAAGTTTCTCTGGGAAAAGAAAAACTtgaaagaaattagtgaaattgaGATTGATAAGTGGTGAAAGTAGTCAAAGTAAAAGACTTGAATGAAaagtgtttttgtttttgtttttggctTTGTTTTGTATGAATGAGAATGAAGATGAGGTTGGGGGCATTGAGCAGCCGTTCTTGAAGTTGAAGGCATGTCACGTGTGAGGAAGTGGCTGACTTTGATCATATACATTCACACGTGTGCCATCATAATGGCTCTatctttttctttacttttgcGTTGTACTTTGTTGAACAAATCAAACCattcaataaataaatgtattcttattattattatatcaaTACTTCAGCTGTTTTGGTGGTAGGTAGGtgctctatttttatttatatattttctagaaagaaagaaaagaaaaaaaaagcatttcTGTGTGTGGTGTATGATGATGCATCAAAAGACATGGAatgaactatatatatatatttttatattggaAGTGGTGCAActtgcaatatatatataatataagaaTCTGATTCATTATAGATATTGTTTTGATAAGCTCATCTATTCTCTCTTTTCTTCCTTGAATAAATCCAAAATATAACATCATACTCATAGTAAAGCACAAACCAATCCATGATATTTATTCACACATTGAAAAGAGATTAACTTGATTATTTCAAGGTTTATGACTCCGTGTTTTGTCAAATTACCTGTTTGGATcttatattttgacaaattattttttggattctgtgttttttaaaatagtctcgattttgatcaaagattttggaactaaaatcacaaataaatcatcaaactaacaactcagaacaaaaatatagtcattctgcctaagaactgtgttgttatactcaATCTTTTGTTGATCAAAATCATGTTTAGGagcctatttgaaccattttacaaaacacaaggtccaaaaaataatttgtcaaaacacagaatctaaaaatgtataaaccttattacaaatttaatcaaGCTTTTGATTCCTTTCTGGAGTTGTTCTTCTAAATGAAAATGGGTTTTCATTCATTCCAATTCTCAACTCATCAATTCAACAACTTGACAAATATTTCAGAAAGAAAGATTACAATTACAATGATTTCTAGTCATCATATGGCTCAGGATAACTATTGCTTGGTCCTGAGTTGCTTAGAAGAAGACTCTGCTAAAGAATTCAGTTGTGGATAGGAGAAAAGGTCCCTTGCTCTTAATCCAAAGCCATGAAAGTAAACAGTTCATCATGTCACATCTTGTTTTGTCCATACATATATCTATATAAACATATCTGATCATGATTCCATAACCAGGGCCATTAATGCCTTCTTTCTTCAAACAATGTTTTTCTCAATTTTCCTTTTGGCACCAAAATAATGTTTCCATGTACAATGTATAAAAGATATGAACACATGGAAAGGATATCAGCTAATaaagggaatatactcatttggtaccttatgtttttgcaaagtatcattttggtaccctctgttttcaataatacttatatggtaccctgtattttaaaatcgtacatatttggtaccctaaactcagatttgatagataaaattttgtcaatttaatcaaactgctgtcaattatgtaagttacaaatttaaatttaattacataattatatataactgatgacagtttgatcatattgacaaaattttatcaatcaaatctgagtttagggtaccaaatatgtacgattttaaaatacagggtaccatatgagcattattgaaaacagagggtaccaaaatgatattttgcaaaaacataaggtaccaaatgagtatattcccgcTAATAAATATGATATCTCACTAACAACTGGATATATGATCTGACCCAAAATCTGACTGAATATTACCAGTGGAACTTGAATTtgaactactactactactactatcaagATGGAATGCAAAACATTCAGCCAACTTTACCGCATCTTGAACTCTAAGGCGAGTGCCCTGTTGTCCAACTACAGTAGCAGCTATTCGAGCGGCTAGGCTGCCCATGCCTCTCAAGTCTGACATGCCTCGTAACAGACCGTACAAAACACCAGACGCATAAGCATCGCCTGCACCACAAGTGTCGACTGGTACGCAAGGAGAAGGGGGAATGTATACAGCTTCTCCTTTCACACCAATGTAGGATCCTCTTGGTCCTTCTGTGACCGAGACTAGAGGTACAAAATGACTTAGATACCTTGCAGCAGCAACGGGACTTTCCTCTGTTGCAAAATCACATAAAGCTCTAGCTTCATCGCTATTTGCAAATATGATGTCTGCGTAGTTGCCAGCAATTTCCCTGAGCAAATTAATCCAACAGAAGATGTAAGCAACTAACCGAAAGGGAAACATTGCTCGTGTATCTTAGACTTGCATTCATGTAAAGACTCGACACAACTGAGATGAGCAAAGTAACAACAACAGCAGCGTACCAGAATTCATCGTAGTGTCTCTCAATGCAAGAGACATCAGATGCTGTGATGGCAACCAAGGAACCACTCCGGCATGCTTGCTCGCATGCTTTCTTGATTGTTTTGATTGTATCGGGAAGCTCGAATAAATATCCTTCAACTACAAGAATCTTTGTATTGGAAATTGTCTTAGCTAGGCAAGGATCAAAATTAATGTTTGATGATGTACCCTGATAGTATAAAGCAGATATGTCAAAAATTCATTCCATTCACATTTTCAAAAACCATAAGCTAAATTAAACAAAGAGATCTCAATGTTTCCCGGAATATAGTTTCAAGGCCAACTTTAAGGTGCACAGAAAACTCTTTGTGAGTTGAGACATTTTATAAGTTCCATAATATGGAGGATAATACCTCTTAAAAACTTTAATGGTGCCGATAAATCAATCTGCTAATGAAAATGTAACGGCAAAACTAAACTAAGAGTGTGAATAGCCACTCTAACTGCATAGACAATAGATTGTAAAAAGTTGCTCAAGTGACCATACATTACCTGATACGATAACATAGTTCGTTGGGCATCTGGAGTTGTGAGAACTATCACTGTACCGGTTGTCCCATCCTTGATTGGTTCGGAAAGAAAGTTTACATTTGCACGCCGCAATTTCGCcctttaaaataagatatttctaGTGTAAGCAGAAAACACAGATAGGATGGTTCCAATGCTGAGAACAAGCAATACATCTCATCATCTAACATAAAAGATCACTGTGATAGACCCCAAGCAGAGATCCCCAAAACAATATAATAGACAAAAACAGAAGGAAATTGAAGGTACAAGACAACAGAAAGAACTAGGCAGATCTGAGAATTGTTATTGAATGATCAAAGAGATAATAACACACTAGAAGAATGAGGCATTCGAGAGATCTCGGTTCTCCCTATAGTTATTCAAGAGACCTCAACTCTTCCTAGAGCAAAGCTCAAACAAAATGTCACTCAGCATGCCCTCTCTCATTCTTCCTGCTCTTCTCTATATACTACTCTATTCCGGCTCATCTACTACCCCAATTACAGTGACCCATGCACAACTTTATTACCTATTCACTATCAATATCCTGGTCTATCACATTGTATGGTAACCTGATCTAAGATCAACCTAACAAATCACCAAGAACTGACCTTAAAACTTTCCACTATCAGCACACATAAAACTTAATGCAGTTCGTCCTTAAATGCCTAAATCCATGGAAAACTCTTTCAACAAGCTTTCCACTATCAAAGATACTCAATCACAGTCACACCAATTTCCTCTCTAAGAACTAACTCTTTGCACCAAAATTTAAAGTTTATAGTGAAAATCATTTCATTTAACAAACTGATATTCCCTCCCTGATTTACACTTCTTTAAAAGCAATTAGTTATTTAGTTACCTAAGAATCGACTCTAACTACTTGTAAAGCTTTCGACCAAATTCGATAAGGCAGCCACAATAGCCATGGAACATGAGAGCAAAGGAACTTATAACACTAAATTGCAAAATTCAATTATGCAATACTCTCACACCAAACACACTCACAATCAAATCAATGTGCAGAACAAGATAATAATCTTCTTCAATTAAAAAAGTTGAAACAAATTTAAGATAACTCATGGCATAACTTAGAACACACTTCCATGTCTTTTTAGTCCACAACTACACTGTCATTGTATTTGTAAGCAACCAATACAAACATTAAGCTAGTAGAAGAGAAGTAAGAAACCTGTAGAAGCTGCCCAACGGATCACTCCCAACGCTGCCAACCATGGCAACATTGAGAGGAGGACCCCCAATAGGCTTATTACCAAGCCTTGCCAAGGCAACCAGAGTGTTGGAAAGAGAGCCACCCGCTGCAGCCTTGTAGCTACAACCATCCATTGCCCTCAAAACTCTTCCTCTCTCTTCATGGTTCACGACCTTCCTCGTCCCCTTTTCCAATTCCAACTTCTCCAAAAACTCGTCATCCACCATGCCAGAGAAGTCCACCTAACACAAACACAAAAATGCTTGAAACTTTGGCAAAGAACTCCCCTTTAGAGAGGAAATGAAAGTTGAGTGAAAAAAGAAAGTAAATTGAGAGTAATTACCATGGCTTGGCCAAGGCCCAAGACATCCCATCTGTCAGGCAAGAGAGAGGAAGACCCATCTGTCAACCCCAAGACATTAGCTTCTTGTTTCAAAGCTTCTAATACttgttcttcttcatcatcatcgtAGTCGTCGGATGATGCAACCCCATCTTGTTCAGGGGTGAAGCTATGACAAAAGGAGAGCCTGCGCAGTCTGTTCAAGctgagggaagaagaagaagaaggggaaaagaagaaagaagaagaagaagaagaagaagaagagggaagaAGGGTGTTAATTCTAATGGAGTGAAAAGAAGAAGGTGAAATGGGAAGAACGGAGAGAGACATGCTCTTCTCTTCAATGGGTTGTCTTGTGTTGTGTTTTGTATCCTATATAGGAAGAGTAAAGCGGTGGTGATGGAGGTGATGCCGGCGTCATCCAAGAAAGAAAGCCAGACCAAGACCAAGACCAAGACCAGGACCAAGGGACCAATGTCTCGGCTGCTCTCCCTCAGGTCAGGTCAGCCTTGGTTTTTTTACCAAGTTACCGATACAAAGTTGGGATCTTTGGTGGGCTGTCatatatttcattatttattttttattatttatttatttaattgtggaGTATGCAGTGCCACACCCCATGTATATCTTGTATCTATATCTATCCatataaaaagtgtatagataAAGAAGAGTGTTGTTTTTAGGGGATTTTTTATTCATACGgtttttggaatttttttattcaaaattaCGGTAAATAAaagatatatttaaatatatagtttacATAAAATTTTAAGTTTCTTTTTACAAAAATACGTTATGCTCTAAGAATTGGTCTGAAGAAAAATTATGGAGTTATCATCTTCTCCAAATGCAACGACAGCCATTCTCTGAGAAGTTGATCTTCATGAAGCAACCAGAAAACGATCCAACCTCTGATGCTAAACGTGTGAGATTCTCTGCAACCATTCAATGGGTAATCTCCAATTTAAtatcattttaaattttttattttttttcttctctttgaaAATCATTTTCATTCTATTTCCTTATTTTTATATCTACTTTCTTTCTCATTCTTCTTTCTCTAATTCGAAACCCATTCTCTAATTTTCTTGGTCAACTTCTTTATGGGTTCGAAGTTGGGATTATTGTTGATGTGGAAGCTTGTTGTTAATGTCCCCAAACTTTgtttcaagaagaagaagaagaaaagctaATGAATCTATGTCTCTTATTCTCGTAAATCTGGGtctaaaaaaattcatattaCTCTTGAACATTTAAATACTTGAATTTGATTTTTCATAATCTAAGTATTGTATAATCTGGATTTGAACAAGATTTTTCCAATATGCTATTGAATATTGGTTTCATTTTATTGAATTTGATTTGGATATTATTTATCTTGAGTTAGTTTCTTAATCAAATATGGGTATTAAATTTGATAAAATTAAGATTTAAaagattttactgattttgaaaATTTGGGTTGGAAGCCTGTAACATATCCTAACTTTTTCTTTAAGAGATTTTTCCATGGCTGTTCTCTGTAATTATATAGTAAAGAATGAATACAATGTCATATATGTTATACTGAAGCAGTTTCCAGAGAGGTAAGAGTAATAATACAAAGTTGATCATGAAATTAGTTCAAAATGATATCTATCCTTAGAAAACTAAAAagtcaaaaataggttggaaaAACACCCTTTAATACATCTATAAGATGTTAATTAGAGTCTGCATTCTTCATATGCCGCCATTCATAttattcgtaattcatatggataactcacataaGGAGTTGCAGTGAGTTACACTTGGACTAGCCAtatgttgctttaggttgcatgttgttacattcgtaattcatatggataactcacattaggagatGTAGtgagttgcacttggactagtcatgtgttgctttaggttgcatgtggttgcattcgtaattcatatggataactcacattaggagttccagtgggttgcacttggactagccatgtgttgctttaggttttatttggttgcattcgtaattcatatggataactcacataaggagttgcagtgggttacacttggactagccatatgttgctttaggttgcatgttgttacattcgtaattcatatggataactcacattaggagatGTAGtgagttgcacttggactagtcatgtgttgctttaggttgcatgtggttgcattcgtaattcatatggataactcacattaggagttccagtgggttgcacttggactagccatgtgttgctttaggttttatttggttgcattcgtaattcatatggataactcacattaggagttgcagtgggttgcacttggactagccatgtgttgctttaggttgcatgtggttgcattcgtaattcatatgtataactcacattagagttgcagtgagttgcagtgggttgcacttggactagccgtgtgttgctttaggttgcatgtggttgcattcgtaattcatatggataactcacattaggagatgcaatgggttgcacttggactagccatgtgttgctttaggttgcattcgtaattcatatggataactcacattaggagttgcagtgggttgcacttggactagccatgtgttgctttaggttgcatgtggttgtattcgtaattcatatggataactcacattaggagatgcagtgggttgcacttggactagccatgtgttgctttaggttgcattcgtaattcatatggataactcacattaggagttgcagtgggttgcacttggactagccatgtgttgctttaggttgcatgtggttgtattcgtaattcatatggataactcacattaggagatgcagtgggttgcacttggactagccatatgttgctttaggttgaattcgtaattcatatggataactcacattaggagttgcagtgggttgcacttggactagccatgtgttgttttaggttgcatgtggttgcattcgtaattcatatgtataacttacattaggagttgcagtgggttgcacttagatagccatgtgttgctttaggtctCATGTGGTTGCATTCGCAATTCATATGTacaactcacattaggagttgcagtgggttgcatttggactagccatgtgttgctttaggttgcatgtggtagcattcgtaattcatatgtataactcacattaggagttgcagtgagttgcagtgggttgcacttggattagccatgtgttgctttaggttgcatgtgatTGCATTCATacttcatatggataactcacattaggagttgcagtgagttgcacttagactagccatgtgttgatttaggttgcatgtggttgcattcgtaattcatatggacaactcacattaggagttgcagtaagttgcagtgggttgcacttggactagccatatGTTGCTTTaagttgcatgtggttgcatttaTAATTCATATGcataactcaaataaaataaaatgagcaCCTGGAATAACACATGGAATAGTTTTAAGCGAATTTAATCGttaagcctatatttctagtatgGACAAATGTATTTCTTCCGGTTAAAGGATGGTTAAATTATACTCAATTTGGTTGAttactctttattttttaaaattaacttttagacattgtgttttgtcaaaaggttaaaagtAGAAATAGacagatcgattatttgaacactctATTTTGATACCGATTATCCACTTttaccttttatttttaaaaattaacatttggaccataAGTGGGTTGCATTACAATGAGTTGTATAAGAATGAAATTAGAATATGAGTTTTTATGTTGTCATGAGTTGTATGGGGCTTTAGTCATATGCTCATAGATCTAGacttgcttatttgttttttttcacATGTAAAGGAAAATGAAGTTTATGAATATGAGAGTAAGTCTTGAGTATCCATATCATTTTGTCGCCCCTCGCATGGCTCCAGCAAATAAGACAAAGGCAATAGTAAAGAAAAAAGTCAAAAACATTTTTCAATTTTGTATACGgtgtagaaaatttattaattattttagaaaaaaacatTTATCTTATGTGTCTTAAGAGGGCAATCATATCCTTAATTTTTTCATTAAGTAGAgagttcttatttttcttttgatatacatatatataatatatatatagataagacTTTGATGTATTAAGTTCAAGTATTCCAAACAATTAAACTATCTTGACGGACTACTATTATTATTTCTTAGCTACTGGTTATATACATCAATATTCATATTATCTTAATTATTGAATAAGAAAATTTAACTGCACTTATAtgcaattatatataaattatgttTTGTGAAAACAATGATAACATCAATTGATAACAATATTGTAGAGAAGTAACAATAATTTGGATATCAATAGAGTTTTAAATTTGTAAAGGGTTAatcatttttaaaatatttaaatttgagaAATCAACATCTGGTTAAAAAGAATGAAGATCATCAAAATCCTAATTATTACTCACAGCTGCCCACATATTCTGAAGTCAGAGCTCATATTTAGTCATTTACTACGTACAAATCGTAAaactaaatatataaaaattagatTACCGTATAAATGAAATAAAGCATGAATAAAAATgtaataactaaattaataacGTAAATATGAAAGAATAATGTAAAAACTCGTATATGGGATAATTTCCCTTGTTTTTAACTATatcttaatattttaaatatttaaccaaatatattttaaaattaattaaaaataaatatttattacttaaattaatataaatttaaatattataaaatattattataataatatttaatataaaattatatatataataattatattaagataaattcaaatgttataaaaatattattattataatataataataattagggtttatatttttttggaccctgtatttttttcattacatgtttggaccatgtgttttgacaaattatttttaagaccctatgttttgtaaaattgttaaaatagaaccctaaactcaattttgatgaagaaaaaattgaatataacaacacagattttaagcagaatgattttatttttgttatgaattgttagtttggtaaattatttgtgattttagttgaaaaaacattgaccaaaatcgggtttagggttctattttaaccaatttacaaaacatagggtctaaaaagtaatttgtcaaaacataaggtccaaataggtaatagaaaaaaacacagggtccaaaaaagtataaaccctactatttaatacaaaactaaatgcttaatataaatttaaatattaatatacaatacataatcttaatatttattaaaaatagtatcatgtttaaaaaaattatcatattatatatatatattttttaaaaaatcataaacaatgttttgatttagttttttatttaatatgtttatgttattcttttatatataatattgtttatttatttgagaattatatgacaatgatacgaatttaataaaaataattaaaaattttataaataaacctaagtaaatgtgcattgcacgttgcttgtatctaggggtattgttttgaactttgtggtgttttcaagctttcaacttcctAAATGTGTGTACGCATATTAGACGTGTAgatcacaaaaaaatatataaattaaaaaaaaaatcacctcaaacagacacccgagtgaaaagttatacACTTTCTATAAATTGCATCGAGTTGCATTGAGACAGAtgatttttttcatgaaaaacatgatttttaaGGGCCTAGCACATCGAGGTATATCATAAAAATtaaggtttatacatttttggaccctgtgttttctccattacctgtttggaccctgtgttttgacaaattactttttggaccttatattttgtaaaatggttaaaatagaaccctaaactcaattttgatgaataaaaaattgaatataacaacatagtttttaagcagaatgattttatttttgttctgaattgttaatttaataaattatttgtgattttagttgagaaaacattgactaaaatcaggtttagggttctattttaaccattttacaaaacatagggtccaaaaagtaatttgtcaaaacatagagtccaagcagataatggaaaaaaaacacagggtccaaaaatgtataaacccttcaaattatgattttcatgaaaaaaaaccatcatc from Humulus lupulus chromosome 5, drHumLupu1.1, whole genome shotgun sequence encodes the following:
- the LOC133834200 gene encoding uncharacterized protein LOC133834200, whose amino-acid sequence is MSLSVLPISPSSFHSIRINTLLPSSSSSSSSSFFFSPSSSSSLSLNRLRRLSFCHSFTPEQDGVASSDDYDDDEEEQVLEALKQEANVLGLTDGSSSLLPDRWDVLGLGQAMVDFSGMVDDEFLEKLELEKGTRKVVNHEERGRVLRAMDGCSYKAAAGGSLSNTLVALARLGNKPIGGPPLNVAMVGSVGSDPLGSFYRAKLRRANVNFLSEPIKDGTTGTVIVLTTPDAQRTMLSYQGTSSNINFDPCLAKTISNTKILVVEGYLFELPDTIKTIKKACEQACRSGSLVAITASDVSCIERHYDEFWEIAGNYADIIFANSDEARALCDFATEESPVAAARYLSHFVPLVSVTEGPRGSYIGVKGEAVYIPPSPCVPVDTCGAGDAYASGVLYGLLRGMSDLRGMGSLAARIAATVVGQQGTRLRVQDAVKLAECFAFHLDSSSSSSSNSSSTGNIQSDFGSDHISSC